CCGGTATGTCCGTGGAAGGGAAGTGATGGTGCAGGTAGGAGCGGGCACCGGGCCTGACTTTCTCCGCAATCACCTCCCCATGCCAGTCCTGGTCAAACACGTAGAGCATCACCCGGTCATAATTCAGGACGCCCTGCACAAATTCAACCAGCAGGTTGGCCTGATGTTGCAGCGAGTCCAGCGCGTTCAGCTCCTGCTGGAAGTGGCAGAAGGCGAGGGAATTGTCGAGCCGGCGCTGGCCGGTGGTTTGTGCCACCGGCTCGCACTCCAGCACCAGCTTCTTCTCCGACAGATGCACGAATCCAAAAAACTGCTTCCCCTGCAACTGCAGCAACTGCGGGCTGGCTTTCTTTGCTTTCTCCAGCTGCTCTTCCAGCAGTGCCCACTCCCCGCCCTGGCAGATGGCTGCCATTGGTTTTCCCAGCACTCTTCCGGGATTGTCTTTATATACTCCCTATATTCCGGCTTACCTGCTCTACCTGCAGCGTTTCCTGGTCCAGGATAAGCAGAAAGCCATGCGGCTGAATCCGGCCGATGATATGGATAGGCTCTGAGTCGCAGTTGGAAAGGTCAACCTTCAGGTTGTTATAGTTTTGCATAAATCTACACAAGGCCATAGACAGTCTGTTTTCTTCGGGCTTCTGCCTCCAGCCGGAAGCGCTGGAGCATCCATATGAAAACAGAGCGCCCGCAGCCGCTCTCTAATTCTTTTTCTTCATTTGTAAGGCCATCAGCCGCAGGGGCAAAGCAAGTACCCTATTACACTCCGGCTATATATACCGCACTGCATACGGCAAATGTCGTTAGAAAAGGCAGCCGTACCAGCTGTTTTATGGATTATTTTGTCAGCGCCGGCATCTTCTCCCGTCAGGCACTGGCTTATATAAATAAAGCCGATTAGGAAACTGCTCCGTCGATTACAGCTCCAGCCCCAGTTGCTCCGTTTTTTTGCCGCCGTAGTTCCAGGTCACCACTTTCTCCGTCTCAAAATAATAAAGCACGCACTTTATCTGCTGATACCCCAGCTGCCGGAAACGCACGGCGTAATGGTCGAGGCGGTTGCGGTGCTCCGGCAGCGGCGGCGGCGTTTTGAACTCCATCAGCACCACGGCCTCCCCGTCGAACACGATGCGGTCCGGCTTGTAAAGATAGGCGCGGGCATCGAGCACCTCTTTCTCATGCTCCACGGCCACTTTGTTAGTAAAGTAGCGGTGCAGTTTCGGGTGATGGATCACCTCGTCCAGTTTCTTTTTCAGGGCTGGCTTTTCCCTGTCGCTGATGATGCCCTCGTATACCATCTGGCGAAGCACCTGCTCCAACTCCGGGGCAAAGGCGATGCGGGCGAGGGCATAATGCAGTTTCCGGTTCTGCTGGCGCTGGATGGCCTGCGTCTCAAAGTCGAACACGTTGTTGGCGTGCTGCTTTATCTTCAGCCGCTTTTCCCAGTCTGTCGCCGTCAGGTGGTCGAGGGAATAGGTGTGGCTGTCGCCGGTAGCGGGAGGTGCCGTATGGGCTATGCCTTTGGCCAGCTGGTAGCAGAATTTCCCCGGCTCCCAAAACTCTTTATATACCAGGAAGCGGTACAGCAGGTGGCTCACGTTTCTGGCATTGCCTTCCAGCGCCCGCGCTGCTTTCCTGTCCTCCAGCAGGTCCTTGCTGTTCCCAATGATATATAGCCGGTCGATGGGGCGGGTGAGGGCCACGTAGAGCATGTTCAGGTTCTCGATGAATGTTTTCTCCACCTCCGTGCCATACTGCCCCGCCAGCACGGTTTTCTCCAGTTTAGAACTTATGTTAACTGCCACGCTCCGCAACTTGCCCGTCACGCTCACCTCCGGCGGCAGCCGACTCCACATCAGCGCCCGGTTTATCGGCTCGGTGCTCCAGTCGGCGAAGGGGATGATGACGACAGGCCAGGCCAGGCCCTTCGATTTGTGTATGCTGGTGATGGTGATGGCGTCGCGGTTTTTGGGCGTGTTGATGCTCAGCTTCTCTTTCTGCACTCCCCAGTAAGCCAGGAAATTGTTGAGGTTGTTGCTGTGCTTGAGGCTGTACTCCAGCACCAGGTCCAGGAAGCGGAAGAGGTACTCGCTCTCGTTGTTCTTGTCGAGCAGGCCGAAGATGCGGATCAGTTTCTCCGTCAGCTCATATATGGAGAGGTTGCCCGTTTCGCGCTCCTCCACATCAAAGCCGAACACCCGCAGTTGGTCGAAGAACGGCTGGCTGTCCGGATCGTTGGCGATGGCGGCGATGGTCTGCGTCATTTCCACATCCGGAATCGTCTCCAGCGACACCTTGCACACCAGGTACAGCGCCTCCGACTTGGCCAGCGTGTCGTTGGGGCGGTTGAAGATGCGGAACAGGGAGATAATCAGGTTGATGACCTCGGCAAACTGCAGCGACAGCGAATCCTGGGATATTATATCGAAACCTTTCTCTTTCAGGAAATTGGCGATGAGCTTACTCTTGCTGTTGGTGCGGCACAGCACGGCCATGTCCTGTAGCTGATATCCCTCTTTCTGCGCCTCTCGCACCAACTGCAGCACCATGTGCAGCGTGCTCTCGTCGTAGCTCAGCACCTCGGGGCGGGAGTAGCCTTCATATAGTTCTTCAGTGCGGCCGCAGCTGTTCAGGTTGTATTTATAATTGGTGTCCTCGGGGTGCGTGAACATAATCTGGATATGGCCGCCCAGCTTGTCGCTGCCCGTCGGCACCTGCTGCCGGAACTTGTCGTCATATATGGCGGTGAACATGCCGAAGCCGGGATGCCCCTGGCTGATATAGGTAAACAGCTCGTTGTTAAAGCCGATGATCTCCGCGCGGCTCCGGTAGTTGGTGTTCAGGTCCGCCGGCTCCAGGGCGTGGTCCACTGTTTGGTAGCGTTCTTCTATCAGGTGGCCGTGGCGCCGGTTCTGGTACAGATTCTCGGTGGTGCGTTTATATAGGTGGAGAATCTGTTCCATCTCGCCGCCGCGCCAGCGGTAGATGGCCTGCTTCGCATCGCCCACCACCATGCTGAAATGTCCGGAGGCAAGGGCGTTGTCCACGAGCGGGAGCAGGTTGTTCCACTGCAGCACCGACGTGTCCTGAAACTCGTCGATGAGGATATGGTTGTACTTCTCTCCCAGCCGCTCATATATAAACGGCACCGGCTCCTGCAGCACAATGTCGATGATGCGTTT
This window of the Pontibacter russatus genome carries:
- a CDS encoding UvrD-helicase domain-containing protein, translating into MRWRGTRRQKLDDAADDLMDFARNLLNEQVYEAVTDLQQLTLEDFKAVREQLKQVTIDVEAAVREAAEQPWPPSKMPASPPPTFSRAPAACELLQHLDAHRRPELRQQLRPADHRRGQMVCWQSQYRSKAQIDQVKPELTELYQQIEGIKERFAETFTLIQAVVPHLYKVSVLNELEKCLQEIKRDKNTVHISEFNKRIIDIVLQEPVPFIYERLGEKYNHILIDEFQDTSVLQWNNLLPLVDNALASGHFSMVVGDAKQAIYRWRGGEMEQILHLYKRTTENLYQNRRHGHLIEERYQTVDHALEPADLNTNYRSRAEIIGFNNELFTYISQGHPGFGMFTAIYDDKFRQQVPTGSDKLGGHIQIMFTHPEDTNYKYNLNSCGRTEELYEGYSRPEVLSYDESTLHMVLQLVREAQKEGYQLQDMAVLCRTNSKSKLIANFLKEKGFDIISQDSLSLQFAEVINLIISLFRIFNRPNDTLAKSEALYLVCKVSLETIPDVEMTQTIAAIANDPDSQPFFDQLRVFGFDVEERETGNLSIYELTEKLIRIFGLLDKNNESEYLFRFLDLVLEYSLKHSNNLNNFLAYWGVQKEKLSINTPKNRDAITITSIHKSKGLAWPVVIIPFADWSTEPINRALMWSRLPPEVSVTGKLRSVAVNISSKLEKTVLAGQYGTEVEKTFIENLNMLYVALTRPIDRLYIIGNSKDLLEDRKAARALEGNARNVSHLLYRFLVYKEFWEPGKFCYQLAKGIAHTAPPATGDSHTYSLDHLTATDWEKRLKIKQHANNVFDFETQAIQRQQNRKLHYALARIAFAPELEQVLRQMVYEGIISDREKPALKKKLDEVIHHPKLHRYFTNKVAVEHEKEVLDARAYLYKPDRIVFDGEAVVLMEFKTPPPLPEHRNRLDHYAVRFRQLGYQQIKCVLYYFETEKVVTWNYGGKKTEQLGLEL
- a CDS encoding phytochrome family protein, translating into MQNYNNLKVDLSNCDSEPIHIIGRIQPHGFLLILDQETLQVEQVSRNIGSI